The sequence TGAGCCCAATTCAGATTCAGAAGATCTGTTCTGTATTGCAATCCAGCGCTTGCTAGAGGTCCCACTTATACATGGCAAAAGAGGCCGATAGTATGACTGAGTATCATCTGCTTTACATACTTGTATAGTAGGCAGCTTACtgcaattaaaaaacaaatatcattGAAAACCTAGTTATAATAGTAAGTGTTCAATGAAGCAAACCAATACAGAACTAGTGATAGTTGATATTAGTCATCTCACATAAACAGTCTAttgacaataattatttatcatttacatCACCCACGTTAATACAAATATCCTTACCGAGATGCATAACAATCAATATCAGCAGTCTTCTGCCAGATGAAAGTTTCATCTTGCTGAGCTAGAAGAGTCCAGCAGAGTTGCTGGGTCAGCCCTTCTATTGGGTTTGCCATGATTCTCTTTTTCTCCCGTGATGAACCCTGTGGCCTGCTTGTAGGTGAGgttaaaacaaaatatcctCCAGGTTTAAGAACACGATCAACTTCTACAAGGAACATTCCATCTGCAGGATGAAGTCAATGTTAGAAGGCAAAGGACAGCAGTTCATACAGAAGCTAAACGATATTCACGATGGTATAGAAAAGTCATGGAACAACGGAATAAGTATGCCCATTAAATgtataattacttttttcatCCCACATAATGCCGCACTGAGCACAGTGAACCATGTCATAAgataatgatggatatggaagCTGTCTTGAGATAAAGTTGCCAATCATAGCAGGAAGACCTCTCTCCAGAGATAGTTGAACTTGGCTGCCAGTTGCTTCATATGCCGCAATACAAACCGCCATTATTTTCAGCGACAATAAATGAGCTCCAAAGCTACCAAATCCACAATTAATATCTAGTATATTTCGAATCTGTTATAAAGTGATTAATATAGATCAGTCATgtatattttggaacaaaaaagAATGGTCCTTAATGAGAATTATAAAGAGAACATAGGCACTTAAATAACATAATCTTTCATTACTGTTACTATACATGGAACTATTTTGCACAAACCCTgtccatgaaaaaaaaaattatagttccCCAAAAACAATTAATCAGTAGGCCATGGTGTACGGAAGACTTACACCAGCTTGAGGAAGCTCAGTGTCACTTCCTAACCCTATCATCTCTGCAAGTTGGCGAGTATAATCTTTCACGCTGTTGAAGATCGTACCATCCTCCGCGTGAAAGGCAATCTGATTCTCTTCTAGTAGCATCAACCTAGAGAAATCATCACAAAATTTTAGAAGACGATTTGCAAAgtaaaaaagactaaaaacaaTCAATCATGAATAACAACAGAGAAAAACCAGACAAAAGCTACATTACTTTCATTCAAGCAGTCTTTTACTCCTTTAGTCCCAACCcccaataaaatattatggCAAACGCAACCAGTGACCTTATAAAAACGGGAAGTTTTCATTAAACAATGTCATTGATGCACATCTTCTGTGATTCCCAATGCATTTTGGACGTGAATTCCAATAAAAACTCTATTTTGAATTCCTCATGACACTGGTTAGCAAGACCCAAAAACTTCCTATTCACACAATCGGTAGTTATAACTAATAAGGGTTTAAAAACAATTTGCAGTAGTTCTGCATCCACATCAGGCAAACTCATATAATTTCTGTGATATCAATAATTTCAATGCAACTACAACCCCAATTAACCAATTCAAAACCatggttttatttttatccaaattGATGTCAATGACAATTTCCCAGCCTAGCAAGTAGCAACTATGGCAGCACCTTTTGGTCATACTTCCAGACGAAAGAAACTGATCTTTGGTGATCTTCACGTTTCCACTCCATATAACGTCTCTCCCAGCCGGCCACTGTAAGGGAGCCTTGTATTCCTTCGGAGGCCGAACCAAACACTTCTCTGTTCCCTTATACACCTCACAATGCCGATCAAACTCCTCACCGTCTTTAAACCCCGCAACCAAATTCGCAGACACGTTGTGGCACGGCACGAAATTCTCCCTCTCCTTGCGGCAGAGTCCCACCTCCTTCTGCCGCGCGCCGCCGGCGCTCGATACGGCCCTCAGCTCCAAGTAATCCACCGCGGCCTGCTCCTCTATCCTCCTGTAGCTCGTGTAGATTAGCGATTCCACGGTGGTGCGACGCGATGAATTCTTCTTCGACGACGACAAAGGCGAAGAAGAAGAACTCAAAACTGCAATCAGAGCGAGGAGGCTTATCAGGAACAGGATCAACCAGTTCAGTGGCGGCTTATGGCCGATGACGAAGGACTGTTTCTTCAACCACGAGCTTCTCATGTCCGAAACCGCGAGTCGAACGCAGATTCAAAACCACGCTAAATTGTGAACTCCGTTGGCGTAAACCCTAGCTTTCCGACCATAACACTGTGAATCGTCACTCTGGCCGCGAGCATTGAAAAACGACGTGTCGCACAATTGAAACGGAAACGCAGATTCAAACGTGGAATCGCAGAATTTTCGTGAGACGATCGAGCAATGTTGATCGGAGGAAACAGCGAGCGAGAGAGAGATCAATCGGATCGccagggaaatttgaatttgaaacacGACGCGACGTGGATCCGATCGCGTGTGGATTCGGAGAGATGAGTTTTCGCTGAAGAATAAGAGAGTGTGATTGATTCAGAGAGCGGTTGGTTGATTCCGAAACgctgagaagaagaagaacgttGTTTAGGTTGGGTCCAGATTGTTTGGATTGCGACCTTTTCTTGTTTTCAAAACTAAgcgttttctttttctctctctccctttcttacTTTATATGCCTCTCAATCATGCATTATTAATCAGATTCAAAACAACATCATTTATTACTATTTCTCTTCCATTAAGTAAaactaaacaagaaaaataaattattgctcTTAATTAATGGCGTCTTATACTTTTAACTTTcagaattaatttaaatcaccGGTATATATTTTATACGTTCTACAATAAGTATCacgtttgaaaaaaaaattatccaaaataaatgtaaattagtttttttaatataatattaataataaaattaattttctaaattattttatttttttatttactatttttttatttgtataaaataatttaacacgACACTCGTTTTGGAAACGGATGGAGTACCCatgaaattttataatcaactcgtattgtttataataaaaaagaaatgtttacttttaatttcttaacgaagccactaaatttaaataaatagaacCATAAAACCATCAATAAATAAGGTTTCAGTCTTCGTGGATCGCAAGCAATGATGACAACTTGGCAATGAAAGGAATACAACATTAATCCAACAGCTACCAAATGGAGGCAACTCTGTTCGTTGCCAGCCATGCACGAGTTAAAGACAAGGATACGGATCCAAGTTCTTTCTTTAAATGtaaacttaatttctttttgcAAATTGATTTTTTGAATATAGttctttcattatatatatatatatatatatatatatataataataatctgTTAAGATTAAAAATGCTTAGTGTTTCaaccattttatttattaagttaaatCAGAGAATAGTCGCATATTCGAATTTTTCATTGATATTtccaataaaattaacaaaaattacatttgtcgattaaaaaatattaagttaaaGGATTAATGGtttcataattataattttgaaatattaataaaaaaattataattttgaatttttttagggAGTATTTTAATGTTATCGTAGGACCAATTTTAATACTTGTCCTAATATTTTTATGTGGGATTAATGCATTTCCATTTAGGACTATATGATCTGTTACAGACATTTCATTTTTATAGTATAGTTGTACTTGTGTACAGCACAAAATCGTATGTACTACTTGTCCAGCTACGACTGCAGCAATATGCATGTGTGGCATGACAGAGTATATGATATTATAGCGTTCATAATTCCTCACGCAGCAGCATGCATGTGACATgaaataatatatgatttttttaaaccaatttttttataataggaACTAGGAAGTTCAGAATTAATATTTCGAAATGCTAAGATTAAATTAAGAGAAGGACTAACCTCAcagaaattcataataaatattatttcatgttGGGAAATTGAATTGGTGATTACACTGCTTGAAGATGTGCTCGGTGGGAGTAAAGGAAATATGTGATAAATATTGtggatgaaaatagaaaaaaaaaagtaagaaataagGGTGAAATTAATAGTGTTTTATTtaagagaaatagaaaataaataagtaacaaagatataaaaaaatgatattcttcacataaaaaatacattaaaaaaatgatagaacatgcaaacacttttaatattattgaagTCAATAACATGTTGGGGTTATCAATTGATACTCATCTAGAGGATTACTCTACAAGCTCAGACCACAAGCGATCCCATCTGGTTTTTAGTTACTCAACCAACTCAAGGGGTTAGGAGATTTTCCTAAGGAAGGTTGTTGTCCACTAAGTAgaaaaaatagcataacagagaTTCGAATTCACACCCATGGAAAAAGGTGAAAAGTTGTGGTATCCTTAACCATTTGTATCCTTAACAATTTGTGTCGAGCCGCATTGGCATGATATTCTTCAATTTCATGCCACTAGAACCATCAATGGTCATTGTCCACTTTTTTAGTCATTTTTGTatacatcttttttatttatttatcttctcATTCTTACTTCACTA comes from Glycine soja cultivar W05 chromosome 20, ASM419377v2, whole genome shotgun sequence and encodes:
- the LOC114403552 gene encoding probable methyltransferase PMT5; this encodes MRSSWLKKQSFVIGHKPPLNWLILFLISLLALIAVLSSSSSPLSSSKKNSSRRTTVESLIYTSYRRIEEQAAVDYLELRAVSSAGGARQKEVGLCRKERENFVPCHNVSANLVAGFKDGEEFDRHCEVYKGTEKCLVRPPKEYKAPLQWPAGRDVIWSGNVKITKDQFLSSGSMTKRLMLLEENQIAFHAEDGTIFNSVKDYTRQLAEMIGLGSDTELPQAGIRNILDINCGFGSFGAHLLSLKIMAVCIAAYEATGSQVQLSLERGLPAMIGNFISRQLPYPSLSYDMVHCAQCGIMWDEKNGMFLVEVDRVLKPGGYFVLTSPTSRPQGSSREKKRIMANPIEGLTQQLCWTLLAQQDETFIWQKTADIDCYASRKLPTIQVCKADDTQSYYRPLLPCISGTSSKRWIAIQNRSSESELGSAELKIHGVQPEEFYEDFQYWRSAVNNYWSLLTPLIFSDHPKRPGDEDPLPPYNMIRNVMDMSANFGGLNAALLEEKKTVWVMNVVPARASNALPLILDRGFAGVTHDWCEPFPTYPRTYDMLHAYGLISHLSSERCSMVDLFLEMDRILRPEGWVILSDTIGAIEMARMLAAQVRWDARIIDLQNGSDQRLLVCQKPFVKK